One Salvia splendens isolate huo1 chromosome 22, SspV2, whole genome shotgun sequence DNA segment encodes these proteins:
- the LOC121785961 gene encoding putative germin-like protein 2-1, which yields MKISFGFNTIFVVLSCAWIAYASDPSQLQDFCVAVPDANSAVFVNGKFCKDPDMVVAEDFLKQGLNNAGNTSNQLGSVVTAVNVNQLPGLNTLGVSLARLDFAPYGINPPHTHPRATEAFLLMEGTLYVGFVTSNPADLNQKNKLFTKYLNPGDVFVFPQGLIHFQFNVGKTNAVAFAGFGSQNPGTITIANAVFGSDPKIDPDVLAKAFQVEKNIIDYLQAQFWSNYN from the exons ATGAAGATATCTTTTGGTTTCAACaccatttttgttgttttgtcaTGTGCTTGGATTGCATATGCTTCTGATCCAAGCCAACTTCAAGATTTCTGTGTTGCTGTTCCTGATGCCAACTCTGCAG TGTTTGTGAACGGCAAGTTTTGCAAGGACCCCGACATGGTGGTTGCGGAGGATTTCCTCAAACAGGGTCTAAACAATGCCGGAAACACATCCAACCAGCTGGGATCGGTCGTGACTGCAGTGAACGTTAACCAGCTTCCGGGGCTCAACACTCTTGGCGTTTCCCTGGCTCGCCTCGACTTCGCTCCTTACGGGATCAACCCTCCCCACACCCACCCTCGTGCTACTGAAGCTTTCCTCTTGATGGAAGGCACTCTCTATGTCGGCTTTGTCACTTCCAACCCTGCCGATCTCAACCAGAAGAACAAGCTCTTCACCAAGTACTTGAACCCTGGGGATGTCTTCGTCTTCCCCCAGGGTCTTATCCACTTCCAGTTCAACGTCGGCAAGACCAACGCTGTAGCATTTGCAGGATTCGGAAGCCAGAATCCGGGTACCATAACCATTGCCAACGCTGTCTTTGGGTCGGATCCTAAGATCGACCCTGATGTGTTGGCCAAGGCTTTCCAGGTGGAGAAGAATATTATCGATTACCTTCAAGCTCAGTTCTGGTCTAACTATAACTAA
- the LOC121786891 gene encoding cell division control protein 2 homolog 3-like: protein MPLVESLQTMAPSSSSSHHHHQPQLNRYQVLNVVSRGSYGVVYRAWDTEAGEVVAIKHELSGLSRSTLREIKILQSLPRHRSIVELKRVTVDERGKVLVVMEFMPSDLSRLIAVRKKPFTALQLKVSMWRILKGVCFLHENGVLHRDLKPSNILINEKDRIKICDFGLSRWENGSGTYSPGVGTQWYRAPELLMGETNYTGAIDMWAVGCVMAELVLLKVLFPGDSEIEQLGYIHLTLGPALQMMLSLSAPMLTAAGVDLLFSLLALDPNDRITANHALKHPWFLEF from the coding sequence ATGCCTCTCGTCGAGTCTCTTCAAACCATggcaccttcttcttcttcttctcatcatcatcatcaaccacAACTAAATCGCTACCAAGTTCTTAATGTGGTGAGCCGGGGATCTTACGGCGTGGTGTACCGCGCTTGGGATACGGAGGCCGGCGAAGTCGTGGCGATCAAGCACGAGTTGTCGGGTTTGAGCCGATCAACCCTGCGCGAAATCAAAATCCTGCAGTCGCTGCCTCGGCACCGTTCGATCGTGGAGTTGAAGAGAGTGACGGTGGACGAGCGCGGGAAAGTGCTTGTTGTGATGGAGTTTATGCCCAGCGATCTCAGCAGGCTGATCGCGGTGAGAAAGAAGCCGTTCACGGCGCTCCAACTCAAGGTCTCCATGTGGCGGATACTAAAGGGTGTGTGCTTTCTGCACGAGAACGGTGTGCTTCATCGGGATTTGAAGCCCTCCAACATTCTCATCAATGAAAAGGATCGAATCAAGATTTGTGATTTTGGACTTTCGCGGTGGGAGAATGGGTCGGGAACGTACTCGCCGGGTGTGGGGACGCAGTGGTACAGAGCGCCCGAGCTTCTAATGGGAGAGACCAACTACACGGGTGCGATAGATATGTGGGCGGTGGGGTGCGTAATGGCAGAACTGGTGCTGTTGAAGGTGCTTTTCCCGGGGGATTCCGAGATTGAGCAGTTGGGTTACATACACCTCACCCTCGGCCCCGCCCTGCAAATGATGCTCTCTCTTTCTGCGCCGATGCTTACTGCTGCTGGAGTTGATTTGCTGTTCAGCCTTCTTGCTTTGGATCCCAATGATAGGATCACTGCTAACCATGCTCTCAAACACCCTTGGTTTCTAGAGTTTTGA
- the LOC121786539 gene encoding 11-beta-hydroxysteroid dehydrogenase A-like: MLELIHAFLNLTAPPFTYFCLMLFLPPFQIFKFFLSILGALFSEDIAGKVVVITGASSGIGESLAYEYAKRGACLVLAARRERSLQEVADTARYLGSPEAIVVRADVSKVDDCRRVVDQTMSHFGRLDHLVNNAGVMSVALLEEVDDVTDFRAIMDVNFWGSVYMTRFAAPYLRHSRGRVVVMSSSASWLPAPRMSFYNASKAAMSQFFETLRVEFGPDIGITLVTPGFIESELTQGKFLTKGGRLEVDQDMRDVQVSMIPIERADKCAKSIVRSAVRGERYLTEPKWFRMSYLMKVFCPEVLEWMYRVLYIASPALSKKMVDYTGAKTLLYPESVHVADPRRE, encoded by the exons atGCTGGAATTAATCCATGCCTTCCTCAACCTAACAGCTCCCCCATTCACCTACTTCTGTCTCATGCTTTTCCTCCCACCTTTCCAAATCTTCAAGTTCTTCCTCTCCATCTTGGGCGCCCTTTTCAGCGAAGACATCGCCGGCAAGGTCGTCGTCATCACCGGCGCCTCCTCCGGCATCGGCGAA AGCCTTGCATACGAGTATGCGAAAAGAGGGGCGTGCTTAGTTCTCGCGGCGAGGAGAGAGAGAAGCCTCCAGGAGGTGGCGGATACGGCGCGCTATCTGGGATCACCGGAGGCCATTGTCGTTCGCGCTGATGTATCCAAGGTCGATGACTGTAGGAGGGTTGTTGATCAAACCATGAGTCATTTTGGAAGAC TGGATCACCTGGTTAATAACGCTGGAGTGATGTCAGTTGCGCTGCTGGAAGAAGTCGATGATGTTACTGATTTCAGAGCAATTATG GATGTGAACTTCTGGGGATCAGTGTACATGACTCGATTTGCTGCCCCTTACCTGAGGCACAGCAGAGGCCGAGTCGTCGTGATGTCCTCTTCTGCGTCGTGGCTGCCTGCGCCGAGGATGAGTTTCTACAAT GCGAGCAAAGCCGCAATGTCACAATTTTTTGAGACGCTGCGAGTGGAATTCGGGCCGGACATAGGAATAACCCTGGTTACGCCCGGATTCATAGAGTCCGAACTCACACAGGGGAAATTCTTGACCAAGGGTGGTAGGCTTGAGGTTGATCAGGACATGAGAGAT GTGCAAGTGAGCATGATTCCGATAGAGAGGGCGGATAAGTGTGCCAAGTCGATCGTGAGGAGCGCGGTGCGTGGGGAGAGGTATCTGACGGAGCCGAAATGGTTCAGGATGAGCTACCTGATGAAGGTATTCTGCCCGGAGGTGTTGGAGTGGATGTACAGAGTGTTGTACATTGCTAGCCCGGCGCTCAGCAAAAAGATGGTGGACTATACCGGAGCTAAGACTCTGCTCTATCCGGAGTCTGTTCACGTGGCTGATCCTAGGAGGGAGTAG
- the LOC121786322 gene encoding HVA22-like protein e yields MNRFWTLLAYLHSLAGPGVMLLYPLYASVVAIESTSKVDDEQWLAYWILYSFLTLMEMLLLPLLDWIPIWYDLKLGFVAWLVLPQFRGAAFIYDKFVREKLIKKYGRGLISQPKKGEKEAY; encoded by the exons ATGAATCGTTTCTGGACTTTGCTTGCTTACCTTCATTCTCTGGCcgg GCCCGGGGTTATGCTGCTCTATCCATT GTATGCATCAGTTGTGGCAATTGAGAGCACATCAAAAGTTGATGATGAGCAATGGCTTGCTTATTGGATTTTGTATTCCTTTCTCACTCTCATGGAGATGCTGCTCCTGCCTCTCTTGGATTG GATACCGATTTGGTACGATTTGAAGCTAGGATTTGTGGCATGGTTGGTTTTGCCTCAGTTTAGAGGGGCAGCTTTCATCTATGACAAATTTGTTAGAGAAAAGCTCATCAAAAAATATGGAAGAGGCCTAATTAGTCAGCCAAAAAAG GGAGAGAAGGAAGCTTACtag
- the LOC121786053 gene encoding heavy metal-associated isoprenylated plant protein 7-like isoform X1, with protein MGEPAEEKKAAAAEGGKKEDEVKAPPQEIVLKVFMHCEGCARKVHRCLKGFEGVEKVITDCKTSKVVVKGEKAVPAKVVERVQRKCHRHVELISPIPNPPQKQPEKEVVKAEEKKEEPCVVTVVLGVYMHCDACAQEITKRILRMKGIESAEANLARSEVSVKGVVEPTALADYVYKKTGKHAAIVKVEPGKKEEEKAKEEKKAEEAESKKAEGDGKENKEKSGKEADLKMEVRKNEMYMYYYYPQQNYEQQRFDVQDMNAFSDENPNACAVM; from the exons ATGGGcgag CCTGCAGAGGAGAAGAAGGCAGCAGCGGCGGAAGGTGGGAAAAAAGAGGATGAGGTAAAGGCGCCGCCGCAGGAAATCGTTTTGAAGGTGTTTATGCACTGTGAGGGCTGCGCAAGGAAAGTCCACAGGTGTCTCAAAGGATTTGAAG GAGTGGAGAAAGTGATAACAGATTGCAAAACGAGTAAGGTGGTGGTGAAGGGCGAGAAAGCAGTTCCGGCGAAGGTGGTCGAGAGGGTGCAGCGGAAATGCCACCGCCATGTTGAGCTCATCTCTCCGATACCCAATCCGCCGCAGAAGCAACCGGAGAAGGAGGTTGTCAAAGCTGAGGAGAAAAAAGAGGAG CCTTGTGTGGTGACAGTGGTGTTGGGAGTTTACATGCATTGCGATGCGTGTGCTCAAGAAATTACAAAGCGCATTCTCAGAATGAAAG GGATTGAAAGCGCAGAGGCAAACCTGGCGAGGTCAGAGGTAAGCGTGAAAGGAGTGGTGGAGCCCACAGCTCTTGCCGATTACGTGTACAAGAAAACCGGAAAGCACGCGGCGATCGTAAAGGTCGAACCGGGGAAGAAAGAGGAGGAGAAAGCGAAGGAAGAGAAGAAAGCCGAGGAAGCAGAATCTAAGAAAGCGGAGGGGGACGGTAAAGAAAACAAGGAAAAGAGCGGCAAGGAGGCGGATCTGAAAATGGAGGTGAGGAAGAACGAGATGTACATGTACTATTACTACCCGCAGCAAAACTACGAGCAGCAGAGATTTGATGTGCAAGATATGAATGCGTTTAGCGACGAGAATCCAAATGCGTGTGCGGTGATGTAA
- the LOC121786053 gene encoding heavy metal-associated isoprenylated plant protein 7-like isoform X2, with translation MHCEGCARKVHRCLKGFEGVEKVITDCKTSKVVVKGEKAVPAKVVERVQRKCHRHVELISPIPNPPQKQPEKEVVKAEEKKEEPCVVTVVLGVYMHCDACAQEITKRILRMKGIESAEANLARSEVSVKGVVEPTALADYVYKKTGKHAAIVKVEPGKKEEEKAKEEKKAEEAESKKAEGDGKENKEKSGKEADLKMEVRKNEMYMYYYYPQQNYEQQRFDVQDMNAFSDENPNACAVM, from the exons ATGCACTGTGAGGGCTGCGCAAGGAAAGTCCACAGGTGTCTCAAAGGATTTGAAG GAGTGGAGAAAGTGATAACAGATTGCAAAACGAGTAAGGTGGTGGTGAAGGGCGAGAAAGCAGTTCCGGCGAAGGTGGTCGAGAGGGTGCAGCGGAAATGCCACCGCCATGTTGAGCTCATCTCTCCGATACCCAATCCGCCGCAGAAGCAACCGGAGAAGGAGGTTGTCAAAGCTGAGGAGAAAAAAGAGGAG CCTTGTGTGGTGACAGTGGTGTTGGGAGTTTACATGCATTGCGATGCGTGTGCTCAAGAAATTACAAAGCGCATTCTCAGAATGAAAG GGATTGAAAGCGCAGAGGCAAACCTGGCGAGGTCAGAGGTAAGCGTGAAAGGAGTGGTGGAGCCCACAGCTCTTGCCGATTACGTGTACAAGAAAACCGGAAAGCACGCGGCGATCGTAAAGGTCGAACCGGGGAAGAAAGAGGAGGAGAAAGCGAAGGAAGAGAAGAAAGCCGAGGAAGCAGAATCTAAGAAAGCGGAGGGGGACGGTAAAGAAAACAAGGAAAAGAGCGGCAAGGAGGCGGATCTGAAAATGGAGGTGAGGAAGAACGAGATGTACATGTACTATTACTACCCGCAGCAAAACTACGAGCAGCAGAGATTTGATGTGCAAGATATGAATGCGTTTAGCGACGAGAATCCAAATGCGTGTGCGGTGATGTAA